The following are encoded in a window of uncultured Ilyobacter sp. genomic DNA:
- a CDS encoding P-II family nitrogen regulator: MKMLTAIIRPEGLNLLKEALQEEGIHGMTISEVRGFGRQLGKKEIFRGVEYLVEFIPKLKIEILLKDNDVEKTIDLFVKNLKTGEIGDGKIFIYPVDDVVRISSCERGEKAV, encoded by the coding sequence ATGAAAATGTTGACGGCAATAATTAGACCTGAGGGTTTAAATCTCTTAAAAGAGGCCCTTCAGGAAGAAGGAATACATGGGATGACAATAAGTGAGGTAAGAGGGTTTGGTAGGCAGCTTGGGAAAAAGGAGATTTTCAGAGGTGTTGAATATCTTGTAGAATTTATTCCAAAACTGAAAATTGAAATTCTACTAAAGGATAATGATGTAGAAAAAACTATAGATCTATTTGTCAAAAATTTAAAAACTGGGGAGATAGGTGATGGAAAAATATTTATATATCCTGTTGATGATGTGGTAAGAATAAGCTCTTGTGAAAGAGGGGAAAAAGCTGTGTAA
- the amt gene encoding ammonium transporter, protein MKKMSFLWKLGVVSWMFPTISFASSDAQVNLNIVWLGIAGAMVMFMQVGFIALESGFTRGKNAVNVASKGILDFAVGAILYFGIGYAFMFGEGSFIGTTNFFLSDYISSGDSWGIMVWFFQVMFAGAAATIVSGAVAERVKLSGYVIACALIAGFIYPIFGHWAWSSEGWLATLNFHDFAGSTVIHSLGGWLALAGAIVVGPRFGKFGKDGKVNAIPGHNIPLATLGTFILWFGWYGFNGGSTLIGDGSIAIVLLNTTLGGAAGALSAMIYSVFKQNKLVDLGMTLNGALAGLVSVTAGADVLHPGFSILVGLIAGVLVSVSVPFFDKIGVDDPVGAVSVHGVNGAWGTIAVGLFTSEYSLGTQLIGAATVFVYAFGIGMLMFKLIDKLMGIRVTASEELVGLDVAEHGYSAYPEFPSHSEVSLFK, encoded by the coding sequence ATGAAGAAAATGTCGTTTTTATGGAAACTAGGGGTTGTCTCATGGATGTTTCCCACTATATCGTTTGCATCTTCAGATGCTCAAGTAAATCTTAATATTGTTTGGCTTGGAATAGCTGGTGCAATGGTAATGTTTATGCAGGTTGGCTTTATAGCATTAGAATCCGGATTTACCAGAGGGAAAAATGCAGTTAATGTTGCTTCAAAAGGGATATTAGATTTTGCAGTAGGAGCCATATTATACTTTGGTATAGGCTATGCCTTTATGTTTGGTGAAGGCAGTTTCATAGGAACCACTAATTTTTTCTTGAGTGATTATATAAGTTCTGGAGACAGCTGGGGAATTATGGTTTGGTTCTTTCAAGTGATGTTTGCAGGAGCAGCAGCTACAATAGTTTCTGGTGCAGTTGCAGAAAGAGTAAAACTTTCAGGTTATGTGATCGCCTGTGCTTTGATTGCGGGATTCATCTATCCTATATTTGGGCACTGGGCATGGAGTAGCGAAGGATGGCTTGCTACGCTAAATTTTCATGATTTTGCAGGATCAACAGTGATACATTCATTAGGTGGATGGCTTGCACTTGCAGGAGCAATAGTTGTAGGACCTAGATTCGGGAAATTTGGAAAAGATGGGAAAGTAAACGCTATACCAGGTCACAATATCCCACTAGCTACCCTTGGAACTTTTATATTGTGGTTTGGCTGGTATGGATTTAACGGCGGGTCCACTCTCATAGGAGATGGGTCTATAGCAATAGTTCTACTTAATACAACACTTGGAGGAGCCGCAGGGGCACTTTCTGCAATGATCTATTCGGTATTCAAGCAAAACAAGCTAGTAGATCTAGGTATGACTCTGAACGGAGCCCTGGCAGGACTAGTATCAGTAACAGCTGGAGCAGATGTATTACATCCTGGGTTTTCGATACTTGTAGGACTAATAGCGGGGGTATTGGTATCAGTTTCAGTTCCATTCTTCGATAAAATAGGTGTTGATGATCCTGTAGGTGCTGTCTCAGTACATGGAGTCAATGGAGCCTGGGGGACTATTGCAGTAGGATTATTTACATCTGAATACAGTTTAGGAACACAGCTTATAGGGGCGGCTACTGTATTTGTATATGCTTTTGGAATAGGTATGCTGATGTTTAAACTAATCGACAAATTAATGGGTATAAGAGTAACTGCTAGTGAAGAATTAGTAGGTTTAGATGTTGCAGAGCACGGATACTCAGCTTATCCTGAATTCCCATCACATTCTGAGGTGTCCCTCTTTAAATAA
- a CDS encoding OmpA family protein, which translates to MRKKLLIGAFIAVAALTSAAELELKLGADLYRDLTKDAEGHNPVRTYPGGSAGLELLVNEDSPFRFGIGAEAKSSVKGSDNYDAHYAFPVYAVGKYDIADTWYLLGRAGYAFAEEGSGDGIDDAHGGVYGALGVGKEFMDERFNIELMYEAMEYDYDTDINTNEDGYYGVVALKFGVKFGGPSPAAVAPVPMMVEKPAPVMKPAPVVKPAPVVKPAPAPAMFLTPEEGLKLRELFPVNSYEVTASGMAEVDEISKDLAGHKGTLTIEGNTDSTGTAKYNMMLSEKRAEAVANEFRKKLEGEEIEIVSKGFGEENPLVPNTTPEAKAQNRRVEVFWTPAE; encoded by the coding sequence ATGAGAAAAAAACTATTAATAGGGGCTTTTATAGCAGTTGCAGCATTGACAAGCGCGGCTGAGTTAGAATTGAAATTGGGTGCTGATCTATACAGGGATTTGACAAAAGATGCAGAAGGACATAATCCTGTAAGAACATATCCTGGAGGATCGGCTGGTTTAGAACTATTGGTAAATGAAGATTCACCTTTTAGATTTGGTATCGGTGCCGAAGCTAAGAGTTCTGTAAAGGGAAGCGACAATTATGATGCTCACTATGCTTTCCCTGTATATGCCGTAGGTAAATACGATATAGCTGACACATGGTATCTACTAGGTAGAGCGGGATATGCCTTCGCAGAAGAGGGATCAGGAGACGGCATAGATGATGCTCACGGTGGAGTATACGGTGCTCTAGGTGTAGGTAAAGAGTTTATGGATGAAAGATTCAACATTGAATTAATGTATGAAGCTATGGAATATGACTATGATACTGATATTAATACCAATGAAGACGGATACTACGGTGTCGTAGCGCTTAAATTTGGTGTTAAATTTGGAGGACCTTCACCTGCGGCAGTGGCTCCTGTGCCTATGATGGTAGAGAAGCCGGCTCCGGTTATGAAACCAGCTCCAGTAGTTAAGCCAGCTCCAGTAGTTAAGCCAGCTCCAGCTCCTGCGATGTTCTTGACACCTGAAGAAGGACTAAAGTTAAGAGAACTTTTCCCTGTAAACAGCTATGAAGTAACGGCTTCTGGAATGGCTGAAGTAGACGAGATTTCCAAAGATTTAGCAGGACATAAGGGTACTCTGACTATAGAGGGTAATACAGACTCAACAGGAACTGCAAAATATAACATGATGTTATCAGAAAAAAGAGCAGAAGCTGTAGCCAACGAGTTTAGAAAAAAACTTGAAGGTGAAGAGATAGAGATAGTTTCAAAAGGATTTGGAGAAGAGAACCCATTGGTTCCTAACACAACTCCTGAAGCAAAAGCTCAGAACAGAAGAGTAGAAGTGTTCTGGACTCCTGCAGAATAA
- a CDS encoding MATE family efflux transporter, which yields MNKFEKYKEVLKLALPAVGEMLLYMLIWTVDTLMVGKYGGRVAVSAVGLSGQILYTVSAIFSAMGIGVALTSLVSRKIGEGQREEANIYGSIGFFIGVAISLGLGVLFYTVPQEFLKFANARGEVLTLGSIYLKISSFALLMTIWRGLLNGIIRGAQNTKIPLYTTAIMTVINLGLDYLLIFGKMGFPKMGVKGAAIATVAANLVGFLYTIFYLQKYSCISLGSCMSIKSSHLIHIKEKWWEIMKIALPASFQEGAISISRLAAVFMIMILGEIAFSANQIALTVESISFMPGWGFAVAATSLAGLKIGEKNYKEAEDMIEISLHMGIVVMGVVAFSFILFPEFLISLFIKIEEKEVIVLGGICLMIASLEQVPLAYSMIVSGALRGMGDTKTPFYISVFSHWFIRLPLIYYLIYIKRYPVYYVWVVQVFHWIIDGGLLYTFYRKKIKSLIESSN from the coding sequence ATGAACAAATTTGAAAAATATAAGGAAGTCCTAAAACTTGCCCTTCCTGCAGTAGGGGAGATGCTGCTATACATGCTCATATGGACAGTGGACACTCTGATGGTGGGGAAATACGGTGGGAGAGTTGCAGTGAGTGCTGTAGGACTCTCAGGACAGATATTGTACACAGTTTCTGCCATATTTTCTGCTATGGGTATAGGGGTCGCTTTGACCTCGCTGGTATCTAGGAAAATAGGAGAGGGTCAAAGAGAGGAGGCCAATATCTATGGGAGTATAGGGTTTTTTATTGGGGTGGCCATTTCTCTAGGTTTAGGGGTACTGTTTTACACTGTTCCCCAGGAATTTTTAAAGTTTGCAAATGCCAGGGGGGAGGTATTGACATTAGGAAGTATTTACCTGAAAATCAGTTCTTTTGCTCTTCTGATGACAATCTGGCGAGGACTCTTGAACGGAATAATTAGAGGGGCTCAAAATACAAAAATCCCACTATACACAACTGCCATAATGACGGTAATAAACTTAGGGTTAGACTATCTCCTTATATTTGGGAAAATGGGTTTCCCAAAGATGGGGGTAAAAGGAGCTGCCATTGCAACTGTTGCCGCCAACTTAGTAGGATTTTTATACACTATATTTTATCTTCAAAAGTATTCCTGTATAAGCCTGGGTTCCTGCATGAGTATAAAGAGCAGCCACCTTATACACATAAAAGAAAAATGGTGGGAAATAATGAAAATTGCTCTTCCTGCATCATTTCAAGAGGGAGCTATAAGTATTTCAAGGCTTGCCGCAGTATTTATGATAATGATTCTAGGAGAGATCGCCTTTTCTGCCAATCAGATAGCACTCACGGTAGAATCTATTTCATTCATGCCTGGTTGGGGATTCGCTGTGGCGGCTACCTCACTAGCAGGATTAAAAATAGGTGAAAAAAATTATAAAGAAGCAGAGGATATGATTGAAATAAGTCTTCATATGGGGATAGTTGTGATGGGAGTTGTTGCTTTTTCTTTCATACTTTTCCCAGAATTTCTAATATCTCTTTTTATAAAAATTGAAGAAAAAGAGGTCATAGTCCTAGGTGGAATATGTCTCATGATAGCTTCTTTAGAACAGGTTCCTCTGGCATATTCCATGATTGTGAGTGGAGCACTGCGTGGGATGGGAGATACCAAAACCCCATTTTATATATCGGTATTTTCACACTGGTTCATAAGGCTCCCACTGATCTATTATCTGATATACATCAAACGGTATCCTGTCTATTATGTGTGGGTTGTACAGGTGTTTCACTGGATTATAGACGGGGGACTTCTCTATACTTTCTACAGAAAAAAAATAAAATCTCTCATAGAGAGTTCAAACTGA